One genomic window of bacterium includes the following:
- a CDS encoding winged helix-turn-helix transcriptional regulator, whose amino-acid sequence MVLENPNISMRELMQKLSLTEGSIRHHLFSLKKKGILKRIGPDKGGYWKVIKRSK is encoded by the coding sequence ATGGTATTAGAGAATCCAAACATTTCAATGCGTGAATTGATGCAAAAACTGAGTTTAACAGAGGGTAGCATCAGGCATCATTTATTTAGCTTAAAGAAAAAAGGGATATTAAAGAGAATCGGTCCCGATAAAGGTGGCTATTGGAAAGTTATTAAGAGGTCAAAATGA